From Canis lupus baileyi chromosome 16, mCanLup2.hap1, whole genome shotgun sequence, a single genomic window includes:
- the KAT2A gene encoding histone acetyltransferase KAT2A isoform X3, which produces MAQASLACLGPRGRTEKSGSQKRRERSWKTTTPIMLRRSDACAPSAGCPCGPRAGSAAPRSAAGEAMAEPSQASTPAPATQPRPLQSPAPAPPPTPAPSPASAPTPAPTPAPAPAPVAAPAGSTGTGGPGVGSGGTGSGGDPARPGLSQQQRASQRKAQVRGLPRAKKLEKLGVFSACKANETCKCNGWKNPKPPTAPRMDLQQPAANLSELCRSCEHPLADHVSHLENVSEDEINRLLGMVVDVENLFMSVHKEEDTDTKQVYFYLFKLLRKCILQMTRPVVEGSLGSPPFEKPNIEQGVLNFVQYKFSHLAPRERQTMFELSKMFLLCLNYWKLETPAQFRQRSQAEDVATYKVNYTRWLCYCHVPQSCDSLPRYETTHIFGRSLLRSIFTVTRRQLLEKFRVEKDKLVPEKRTLILTHFPKFLSMLEEEIYGANSPIWESGFTMPPSEGTQLVPRPATVSAAVVPSTPIFSPTMGGGSNSSLSLDSGGAEPMPAGEKRKLPENLTLEDAKRLRVMGDIPMELVNEVMLTITDPAAMLGPETSLLSANAARDETARLEERRGIIEFHVIGNSLTPKANRRVLLWLVGLQNVFSHQLPRMPKEYIARLVFDPKHKTLALIKDGRVIGGICFRMFPTQGFTEIVFCAVTSNEQVKGYGTHLMNHLKEYHIKHNILYFLTYADEYAIGYFKKQGFSKDIKVPKSRYLGYIKDYEGATLMECELNPRIPYTELSHIIKKQKEGS; this is translated from the exons ATGGCTCAGGCTTCACTTGCTTGTCTGGGGCCAAGAGGCAGGACAGAAAAGTCTGGAAGCCAGAAACGGAGGGAGCGGTCGTGGAAGACTACAACTCCCATCATGCTCCGGCGCAGCGACGCCTGCGCACCGAGCGCCGGTTGCCCATGCGGCCCTAGGGCTGGGAGCGCCGCGCCGCGCTCCGCTGCGGGGGAGGCCATGGCGGAACCTTCCCAGGCCTCGACCCCGGCTCCGGCCACGCAGCCCCGTCCCCTTCAgtctccagcccctgccccacctccgactcctgcccccagcccggCTTCAGCCCCGACTCCGGCTCCCACTCCGGCACCAGCCCCCGCGCCAGTTGCAGCCCCAGCCGGCAGCACAGGGACTGGGGGTCCCGGGGTAGGAAGTGGGGGGACCGGGAGCGGAGGGGATCCGGCTCGACCTGGCCTGAGCCAGCAGCAGCGCGCCAGCCAGAGGAAGGCGCAAGTCCGGGGGCTGCCGCGCGCCAAGAAGCTTGAGAAGCTAGGGGTCTTCTCGGCTTGcaag GCCAATGAAACCTGCAAGTGTAATGGCTGGAAAAACCCCAAGCCCCCCACTGCACCCCGCATGGACCTGCAGCAGCCAGCTGCCAACCTGAGCGAGCTGTGCCGCAGCTGTGAGCACCCCTTGG CTGACCACGTGTCCCACCTGGAGAATGTGTCAGAAGATGAGATTAACCGGCTGCTGGGTATGGTGGTAGACGTGGAGAACCTGTTCATGTCTGTTCACAAAGAGGAGGACACGGACACTAAGCAGGTCTATTTCTACCTCTTCAAG ctCCTGCGGAAATGCATCCTGCAGATGACCCGGCCAGTGGTGGAGGGCTCCCTGGGCAGTCCCCCATTTGAGAAGCCTAATATTGAGCAG GGTGTGCTGAACTTTGTGCAGTATAAGTTTAGTCACCTGGCTCCTCGGGAGCGGCAGACGATGTTTGAACTCTCAAAGATGTTCCTGCTCTGCCTTAACTACTGGAAGCTTGAGACTCCTGCCCAATTTCGGCAGCGGTCTCAGGCTGAGGATGTGGCTACTTACAAGGTCAATTATACCAG ATGGCTCTGCTACTGCCACGTACCCCAGAGCTGTGACAGCCTCCCCCGCTACGAGACCACTCACATCTTTGGACGAAGCCTTCTCCGCTCCATCTTCACTGTGACCCGGCGGCAGCTGCTAGAGAAGTTCCGGGTGGAGAAGGACAAGCTGGTGCCTGAGAAGAGGACCCTTATCCTCACCCACTTCCCAAA ATTCCTGTCCATGCTGGAGGAGGAGATATATGGGGCAAACTCTCCAATCTGGGAGTCCGGCTTCACCATGCCACCCTCAGAGGGGACCCAGCTGGTGCCCAGGCCGG CTACGGTCAGTGCAGCAGTTGTCCCCAGCACCCCCATCTTCAGTCCTACCATGGGTGGAGGCAGCAACAGCTCCTTGAGTCTGGACTCTGGAGGAGCTGAGCCCATGCCAG CAGGTGAGAAGAGGAAGCTTCCGGAGAACCTGACCCTGGAGGATGCCAAGCGGCTCCGTGTAATGGGCGACATCCCTATGGAGCTGGTCAACGAGGTCATGCTCACCATCACTGACCCTGCTGCCATGCTGGGGCCCGAG ACGAGCCTGCTGTCAGCCAACGCAGCCCGGGACGAGACAGCTCGTCTGGAGGAGCGCCGAGGCATCATTGAGTTCCACGTCATCGGCAACTCGCTGACGCCCAAGGCCAACCGGCGGGTGTTGCTCTGGCTTGTGGGGCTGCAGAATGTCTTCTCCCACCAGCTGCCACGTATGCCTAAGGAGTACATCGCCCGCCTCGTCTTTGACCC GAAGCACAAGACTCTGGCCTTAATCAAGGATGGGCGGGTCATCGGTGGGATCTGCTTCCGCATGTTTCCCACTCAGGGCTTCACCGAGATTGTCTTCTGCGCTGTCACCTCAAATGAGCAAGTGAAG GGCTACGGGACTCATCTGATGAACCACTTGAAGGAGTATCACATCAAACACAACATTCTCTACTTCCTCACCTATGCCGACGAGTACGCCATTGGCTACTTCAAAAAGCAG
- the HSPB9 gene encoding heat shock protein beta-9 — translation MQRVGSGLPSGSQVASRCPSVALAQQNQVATLPVRLLRDDVVTAQNNFHAENGFQMKVDACGFAPEELVVQVDGQCLMVTGQRQLEGCSPDGAGYRVAQRVHRQIQLPPDLDPTAVTCSMTPSGQLCLGGQCRALPSPEAQKGPSPRLRGHGSKKGQPTLTQ, via the coding sequence ATGCAGCGGGTTGGTAGCGGTCTCCCCAGCGGGAGCCAGGTGGCATCCCGCTGTCCCAGCGTGGCCCTTGCCCAACAGAACCAGGTGGCCACACTGCCCGTACGGCTCCTGAGGGACGATGTGGTGACTGCGCAGAACAACTTCCATGCAGAGAATGGCTTCCAGATGAAGGTGGATGCCTGTGGCTTTGCCCCGGAGGAGCTGGTGGTGCAAGTGGACGGCCAATGTCTGATGGTGACCGGCCAGAGGCAACTGGAGGGCTGCAGCCCAGATGGGGCTGGCTACCGTGTGGCGCAGAGGGTGCATCGGCAGATCCAACTACCACCGGACCTGGATCCCACTGCCGTGACCTGCAGCATGACCCCCTCCGGCCAGCTGTGCCTCGGAGGCCAGTGCCGGGCGCTGCCTTCCCCGGAAGCCCAAAAAGGCCCATCCCCGAGACTCCGAGGCCATGGCTCTAAGAAAGGTCAACCTACCCTGACCCAGTAA
- the RAB5C gene encoding ras-related protein Rab-5C, translated as MAGRGGAARPNGPAAGNKICQFKLVLLGESAVGKSSLVLRFVKGQFHEYQESTIGAAFLTQTVCLDDTTVKFEIWDTAGQERYHSLAPMYYRGAQAAIVVYDITNTDTFARAKNWVKELQRQASPNIVIALAGNKADLASKRAVEFQEAQAYADDNSLLFMETSAKTAMNVNEIFMAIAKKLPKNEPQNAAGAPSRNRGVDLQENSPASRSQCCSN; from the exons ATGGCGGGTCGGGGAGGTGCAGCGCGACCCAATGGACCAGCTGCTGGGAACAAGATCTGTCAATTCAAGCTGGTCCTGCTCGGGGAATCTGCAGTGGGCAAATCTAGCCTCGTCCTTCGCTTCGTCAAGGGACAGTTCCATGAGTACCAGGAGAGCACAATTGGAG CGGCCTTCCTCACACAGACGGTCTGTTTGGACGACACAACAGTCAAATTTGAGATCTGGGACACAGCTGGACAGGAGCGGTATCACAGCCTGGCCCCCATGTACTATCGGGGGGCCCAGGCTGCCATCGTGGTCTATGACATCACCAACACA GATACATTTGCACGGGCCAAGAACTGGGTGAAGGAGCTACAGAGGCAGGCCAGCCCCAACATCGTCATTGCACTCGCGGGGAACAAGGCAGACCTGGCCAGCAAGAGAGCCGTGGAATTCCAG GAAGCACAAGCCTATGCAGACGACAACAGTTTGCTGTTCATGGAGACATCCGCAAAGACTGCAATGAACGTGAATGAAATTTTCATGGCAATAG CTAAGAAACTTCCCAAGAATGAGCCCCAGAATGCAGCTGGTGCCCCGAGCCGGAACCGAGGGGTGGACCTCCAGGAGAACAGCCCAGCCAGCCGGAGCCAGTGCTGCAGCAACTGA